In a genomic window of Thiosocius teredinicola:
- a CDS encoding RnfABCDGE type electron transport complex subunit D — MSDQHIQVELRSSPHLKQTISTAQIMRNVVYALLPVCAFAVYNFGLSALLLLAVTTAGCMATERLFCRLSNRPSSLNDWSVVITGLLLGLTLPPGFPLWMALVASVVAVGLGKALFGGLGHNVMNPALVGRAFVQAAFPVAITTWTPSLLPARFSELIPTTLTAPFMQPPDVTQWIATRTADAFTGATPLALQKFEHVSTDSMELLMGMTAGSAGETSAIIILLGGLYLAARRMLDWRIPIGVLLGAALTALPFWLMDSARYPDPLFVVASGGLMLGAWFMASDMVASPVTPMGVWIYALFIGALTVVIRLFGGLSEGVMYAILLGNAISPLIATISQPRVFGSRRRGARP, encoded by the coding sequence ATGAGCGATCAACACATCCAGGTTGAGCTGCGCAGCTCGCCGCACCTTAAGCAGACGATCAGCACCGCACAGATCATGCGCAATGTGGTCTATGCGCTGCTGCCGGTGTGTGCCTTTGCCGTGTACAACTTCGGCCTGAGCGCCTTGTTGCTGCTCGCCGTGACCACGGCCGGTTGTATGGCGACCGAGCGGCTGTTTTGTCGGCTGTCCAACAGACCATCGAGTTTGAACGACTGGAGCGTGGTGATTACCGGCCTGCTGCTCGGCCTGACGCTGCCGCCCGGTTTCCCGCTGTGGATGGCGCTGGTCGCCAGCGTGGTTGCGGTCGGCCTGGGCAAGGCGTTGTTCGGCGGTCTCGGTCACAACGTGATGAACCCGGCGTTGGTCGGACGCGCCTTCGTGCAGGCGGCATTTCCTGTCGCGATCACCACCTGGACCCCGTCACTGTTGCCGGCACGCTTCAGCGAGCTGATCCCGACGACGCTGACGGCGCCTTTCATGCAGCCGCCGGATGTCACGCAATGGATCGCCACGCGCACGGCCGATGCCTTCACCGGCGCGACGCCGCTGGCACTGCAGAAGTTCGAGCACGTCAGCACCGACAGCATGGAGCTGTTGATGGGCATGACGGCCGGTTCGGCCGGCGAGACCTCGGCGATCATCATCCTGCTTGGCGGCCTGTATCTCGCGGCGCGGCGCATGCTCGATTGGCGCATACCGATCGGCGTACTGCTCGGGGCGGCACTGACCGCGTTGCCGTTCTGGTTGATGGACTCGGCGCGCTATCCCGACCCCTTGTTCGTGGTGGCGTCGGGTGGATTGATGCTCGGTGCCTGGTTCATGGCGAGCGACATGGTCGCCTCGCCGGTCACGCCGATGGGCGTGTGGATCTATGCGCTGTTCATCGGTGCGTTGACGGTCGTGATCCGTCTGTTCGGAGGTCTGTCCGAAGGTGTGATGTACGCCATTCTGCTCGGCAATGCCATCTCGCCATTGATCGCGACCATCTCGCAGCCGCGGGTATTCGGCAGTCGACGGCGTGGGGCGCGGCCATGA
- a CDS encoding FMN-binding protein, with product MSEATSHAQQPLPTTPSMAMLRTLGLVAAISGFLVVLAYQITQPMIEENKRLAIERALYQVVPGAVARRDFVLTADGIAPRDPSAELNGVLLYAGYDADGKLQGIALEAAAQGYQDVIRLLYGYDPKCRCIRGIQVLKMAETPGIGDQIAKDPAFIENFRALDVSLNDAGDALRNPVVAVKHGKKTDPWQIDAISGATISSNAVARMLNDSAQSVLPRVHADLEQLTNPQNGGAP from the coding sequence ATGAGCGAAGCGACGTCTCACGCCCAACAGCCGCTGCCGACGACGCCGAGCATGGCGATGCTACGCACGCTCGGGCTGGTGGCGGCAATCTCCGGTTTCCTGGTCGTGCTGGCCTACCAGATCACGCAACCGATGATCGAAGAGAACAAGCGTCTGGCGATCGAGCGCGCCCTGTACCAGGTGGTGCCGGGAGCGGTAGCGCGCCGCGACTTCGTCCTCACGGCCGACGGCATTGCGCCACGTGACCCATCGGCAGAGCTCAACGGCGTCCTGCTGTATGCCGGTTACGATGCAGACGGCAAACTGCAAGGCATCGCGCTCGAAGCGGCTGCGCAGGGCTACCAGGACGTTATCCGGTTGCTGTATGGCTACGATCCGAAGTGCCGTTGCATTCGCGGCATCCAGGTGTTGAAGATGGCCGAGACTCCGGGCATCGGTGACCAGATCGCCAAGGATCCCGCATTCATCGAAAACTTTCGTGCGCTCGACGTGAGTCTGAACGATGCAGGCGATGCGCTGCGCAATCCGGTTGTAGCCGTCAAGCACGGCAAGAAGACCGATCCGTGGCAGATTGATGCGATCTCGGGCGCGACCATTTCATCCAACGCGGTGGCGCGTATGTTGAACGACAGTGCGCAATCGGTGCTGCCGCGCGTCCATGCCGATCTGGAGCAACTGACGAATCCGCAGAACGGAGGTGCGCCATGA
- the rsxE gene encoding electron transport complex subunit RsxE — MSADSGDKSAVPGLLNREEDVTLDTFLRGLWQENPVFVMLLGMCPVLAVTNSAINALAMGLATTFVLVSSNILVSLFRHAIPKQVRIATYIVIIATFVTMVDYAIQAISLDLYNALGAFIQLIVVNCVILGRAEAYASKQRLLPTVVNGLGMGAGFTFALLCLGSVREILGAGSLFGVALFSEGFQPWVVMILPPGGFFVLGGWLLLFNWLKRVRERRAVEQTGVTVHGS; from the coding sequence ATGAGCGCAGACAGCGGTGACAAGTCGGCCGTACCGGGCCTGCTCAATCGCGAAGAAGACGTGACGCTCGATACCTTTCTGCGCGGTCTGTGGCAGGAGAACCCGGTATTCGTCATGTTGCTGGGCATGTGTCCGGTGCTGGCGGTGACGAACTCCGCGATCAATGCGTTGGCGATGGGGCTGGCCACGACCTTCGTGCTGGTGAGTTCGAACATCCTGGTTTCGTTGTTCCGCCACGCGATACCCAAGCAGGTGCGCATCGCGACCTACATCGTCATCATCGCCACCTTCGTGACGATGGTCGATTATGCGATCCAGGCGATCAGCCTCGATCTCTACAATGCGCTCGGTGCTTTCATCCAGCTGATCGTTGTGAACTGCGTGATCCTCGGCCGTGCCGAGGCCTATGCGTCCAAACAGCGCCTGTTGCCGACCGTGGTCAATGGCCTGGGGATGGGCGCCGGCTTCACCTTTGCCTTGCTGTGCCTGGGCAGCGTGCGCGAAATACTCGGTGCCGGCAGTCTGTTCGGTGTCGCACTGTTCTCCGAAGGCTTTCAGCCGTGGGTCGTGATGATTCTGCCGCCCGGCGGTTTCTTTGTGTTGGGTGGTTGGTTGCTGTTGTTCAACTGGCTCAAGCGGGTACGTGAGCGGCGTGCCGTCGAACAAACGGGGGTGACTGTCCATGGAAGCTGA
- a CDS encoding electron transport complex protein RnfA, producing the protein MEADSLTFIFLNAAVINNFVLAMFLGICPFLGVSAKRDTAWSMGLAVVFVMLVSSVCAFGINWLLVRLEIEFLRLICYIAVIASAVQLVEMAMKKLSPALFRALGIFLPLITTNCAILGVALFQTFREYSFLQSLAFSLGAGFGFTLALMLMAGLRERLELSAVPDVSKGAALTLMLAGMLSLAFMGFAGLGGQHA; encoded by the coding sequence ATGGAAGCTGATTCGCTCACGTTCATCTTCTTGAACGCCGCGGTCATCAACAATTTCGTGCTGGCGATGTTCCTTGGCATCTGTCCATTTCTCGGCGTGTCGGCCAAGCGCGACACCGCGTGGAGCATGGGGCTGGCCGTGGTGTTCGTCATGCTGGTCAGCTCGGTATGCGCGTTCGGCATCAACTGGCTGCTGGTCAGGCTCGAGATCGAGTTCCTGCGTCTGATCTGCTATATCGCCGTGATCGCATCGGCGGTGCAACTGGTCGAGATGGCGATGAAGAAGCTGAGTCCGGCGCTGTTCCGCGCGCTTGGTATCTTCCTGCCGTTGATCACGACCAACTGCGCCATCCTCGGCGTCGCGTTGTTTCAGACGTTCCGTGAGTACAGCTTTCTGCAGAGCCTGGCATTCAGCCTGGGCGCCGGTTTCGGCTTCACCCTGGCGTTGATGCTGATGGCCGGATTGCGCGAACGCCTTGAGCTGTCGGCCGTGCCGGACGTGAGCAAAGGGGCTGCATTGACTCTGATGCTCGCCGGCATGCTGTCGCTGGCGTTCATGGGGTTCGCCGGGCTCGGAGGTCAGCATGCTTGA
- a CDS encoding ferredoxin reductase domain-containing protein: MTSLSEYDTSDRYMAKVLETHRITPENAPEVRSILLNVSRPGFHFDEGQSVGVLLPGPHEHGELQHFRLYTIASAQETAKVGEADIELCVRRCFYIDEVNGEEYPGRSSNFLCDARPGDTVILTGPYGDAFRLPNDNEANLLLIGTGTGIAPFRAFVRHIYENRADWKGDVRLYYGARTGMEKLYQNVERNDFANYYDHATFEAFEGLSKRPWMHGDDQGLSALLEQNAQDIWERMQKPKTYVYIAGLENTREAFNKAMVQAAGSEARLRLQREEMMEQGRWSELIYG, translated from the coding sequence ATGACCAGTCTCAGTGAATACGATACCAGTGACCGCTACATGGCCAAGGTTTTGGAAACCCACCGGATAACCCCGGAGAATGCGCCGGAGGTGCGCAGCATCCTGCTCAATGTGTCGCGACCGGGATTCCATTTCGACGAGGGACAGAGCGTCGGTGTGCTGTTGCCCGGGCCGCACGAGCATGGCGAGTTGCAGCACTTTCGTCTGTACACCATCGCCAGCGCACAGGAAACGGCCAAGGTCGGCGAGGCCGATATCGAACTGTGCGTGCGGCGTTGCTTCTATATCGACGAGGTCAACGGCGAAGAGTATCCGGGGCGTTCTTCCAACTTTCTGTGCGATGCGCGACCAGGCGACACGGTGATCCTGACCGGGCCCTACGGTGATGCGTTTCGCTTACCGAACGACAACGAGGCAAACTTGTTGTTGATCGGCACCGGCACTGGCATTGCGCCGTTCCGCGCCTTCGTCCGTCACATCTACGAGAACCGCGCGGACTGGAAGGGCGATGTGCGCCTGTACTATGGCGCGCGCACCGGCATGGAAAAGCTCTATCAGAATGTCGAGCGCAACGACTTTGCCAACTATTACGATCATGCGACGTTCGAGGCGTTCGAGGGCTTGAGCAAACGCCCGTGGATGCACGGCGACGATCAGGGACTGAGCGCGTTGCTCGAACAGAATGCGCAGGATATTTGGGAGCGCATGCAGAAACCCAAGACCTACGTCTACATCGCCGGCCTGGAAAACACCCGCGAGGCCTTCAACAAGGCCATGGTGCAAGCGGCCGGTTCAGAGGCGCGCCTGCGTCTGCAGCGCGAAGAGATGATGGAGCAGGGGCGTTGGTCTGAGTTGATCTACGGCTGA
- a CDS encoding cytochrome-c peroxidase — translation MCRLLPACLAFSAVVSGLSLSVVSAAEVPLGLPPLPVPANNPQTDAKVELGDKLFHDARFSTTGEVSCSTCHDANKAFTDNLKVSKGINNLTGTRNAPTVINAAYMETQFWDGREPDLERQSTQPFINPVEMGLADHQPIIDVVQKDPEYQAMFKQVFGIAPDKISMTEVTQAIAAFERTLLSGNSAFDRYYFGGDKTAMSEQQVRGLDVFIGDGRCVSCHTIEETQALFTDSRFHNLGVGFKRIRDSVNETAAQFVMSKQQGADVDVAVLTKANMSELGRFAVSEDVTEVGAFKTPTLRNVELTQPYMHDGSLETLEDVVDFYNNGGREQPDDPIDDFQSGGIRPLDLTDQQKADLVAFLKALTSPEYTHLAKSQD, via the coding sequence ATGTGTCGTCTTTTGCCTGCCTGTTTGGCGTTCAGTGCGGTTGTTTCCGGTCTTTCACTCAGCGTGGTCAGCGCGGCCGAGGTGCCTCTCGGACTGCCACCGTTGCCGGTTCCTGCCAACAATCCTCAAACCGATGCCAAGGTCGAATTGGGCGACAAGTTGTTCCACGACGCCCGGTTCAGCACCACCGGCGAGGTCAGCTGCTCGACCTGTCACGACGCGAACAAGGCGTTCACCGACAATCTCAAGGTGTCGAAAGGCATCAACAATCTGACCGGCACGCGCAACGCGCCGACGGTCATCAACGCTGCGTACATGGAGACGCAGTTCTGGGACGGACGTGAGCCCGATCTTGAACGCCAGTCGACCCAACCCTTCATCAATCCGGTGGAAATGGGCCTGGCCGATCACCAGCCGATCATCGACGTCGTGCAGAAGGACCCTGAGTACCAGGCGATGTTCAAGCAGGTGTTCGGGATCGCGCCGGACAAGATCTCGATGACCGAGGTGACCCAGGCGATCGCTGCATTCGAGCGCACGCTGCTGTCGGGTAACTCGGCGTTCGATCGTTACTACTTCGGTGGTGACAAGACCGCGATGAGCGAACAGCAGGTTCGTGGTCTCGACGTGTTTATCGGTGACGGCCGCTGTGTGTCGTGCCATACGATCGAAGAGACCCAGGCGCTGTTTACCGATAGCCGATTTCATAACCTCGGTGTCGGTTTCAAGCGCATCCGCGACTCGGTCAACGAGACGGCCGCGCAGTTCGTCATGTCCAAGCAGCAGGGCGCCGATGTGGACGTAGCGGTGCTCACCAAGGCGAACATGTCGGAACTCGGGCGCTTTGCAGTCAGTGAAGACGTGACCGAGGTCGGTGCGTTCAAGACGCCGACGTTGCGCAATGTCGAACTCACTCAGCCCTATATGCACGACGGCAGTCTGGAAACGCTCGAAGACGTCGTTGACTTTTACAACAACGGCGGGCGCGAACAGCCGGACGATCCGATCGATGACTTTCAAAGCGGCGGCATACGCCCGTTGGACCTCACCGACCAGCAGAAGGCCGACCTGGTGGCGTTCTTGAAGGCGCTGACCAGTCCGGAATACACCCACTTGGCCAAGTCGCAAGACTAG
- a CDS encoding metallophosphoesterase family protein translates to MSKRMNRREFLTRGGAVLAASTLPLSLVEVAFGKTDERNFTFAFISDSHITHIRGNEFVRNWDRGLVRAIAETNLLSPKPDFIMYGGDIAQLGKPEEIDHGLELLSKLNGDVHYVMGEHDYYLDLGEYWEKQLGPQWYSFDHKGVHFIVLNSILTYDDWMHKKWDSGMARMLQMARLDNPQGSPFMVGETQRQWLKDDLAKVSHDTPVVVFSHSPLQKIYKGWNFWTEDADDVQALLKPFSKVTVFYGHVHQIQYNQVDNMSFHAAMATAWPWPYPQSYAQAKSYMPKLTVQMNRADPFFERDATGWQFIDMDTGDAAMKYNLYDNQNRTVAYNDASGKPEDQRYQAAENRIPPQDHY, encoded by the coding sequence ATGAGCAAACGCATGAACCGGCGCGAATTTCTCACGCGGGGCGGCGCGGTACTGGCTGCTTCCACCTTGCCGCTGAGCCTGGTCGAAGTAGCGTTCGGCAAGACCGACGAGCGCAATTTCACCTTCGCCTTCATATCCGATTCGCATATCACGCACATCCGCGGCAACGAGTTCGTCCGCAACTGGGACCGTGGCCTGGTGCGGGCGATAGCGGAAACCAACCTGCTCAGTCCGAAACCGGACTTCATCATGTACGGCGGTGACATTGCGCAACTCGGCAAACCGGAAGAGATCGATCACGGCCTGGAGCTGTTGTCGAAGCTGAACGGCGATGTGCACTACGTGATGGGTGAGCACGACTACTACCTCGACCTGGGCGAGTACTGGGAGAAGCAACTCGGCCCGCAGTGGTACAGCTTCGATCACAAGGGTGTGCATTTCATCGTGCTGAACAGCATCCTCACCTACGACGACTGGATGCACAAGAAATGGGACAGCGGCATGGCGCGCATGCTGCAAATGGCCCGCCTGGACAACCCGCAGGGTTCGCCGTTCATGGTCGGTGAGACGCAACGCCAATGGCTCAAAGACGATCTCGCCAAGGTGAGCCATGACACACCGGTCGTGGTGTTTTCGCATTCGCCGCTGCAGAAGATCTACAAGGGTTGGAACTTCTGGACCGAAGACGCCGACGACGTACAGGCCCTGCTCAAGCCGTTCAGCAAGGTCACGGTGTTCTATGGCCACGTACACCAAATCCAGTACAACCAGGTCGACAATATGAGCTTTCATGCCGCGATGGCGACCGCCTGGCCCTGGCCGTATCCGCAAAGCTACGCCCAGGCCAAGAGTTACATGCCGAAGCTGACCGTGCAGATGAACCGTGCCGATCCGTTCTTCGAACGCGATGCCACCGGTTGGCAGTTCATCGACATGGATACCGGCGACGCCGCGATGAAATACAACCTGTACGACAACCAGAATCGCACGGTCGCCTACAACGATGCCTCCGGCAAGCCGGAAGACCAGCGCTACCAGGCCGCCGAAAACCGCATTCCGCCACAAGACCACTATTGA
- a CDS encoding cytochrome C, producing the protein MNSPSHTAIVALLSPCVVAGLLFVFPTGSGADEFTAGDQARWQSEYMSVVGEGERLFHGGFKSKNTVSCDQCHPNATNTHPETYPKFQQQLGRVAELFEMINWCIQNPLESDPMAADDERMIALQAYIAHERRGVPLEPGKH; encoded by the coding sequence ATGAATAGCCCAAGTCATACAGCCATCGTGGCCCTGCTGTCGCCCTGTGTAGTGGCAGGCCTGTTGTTCGTGTTTCCGACGGGGTCGGGCGCCGACGAGTTCACCGCGGGCGACCAGGCACGCTGGCAAAGCGAGTACATGAGCGTGGTCGGGGAGGGCGAGCGCCTGTTTCACGGCGGTTTCAAGTCGAAGAACACCGTGTCGTGCGATCAATGCCATCCGAACGCGACCAACACCCACCCCGAAACCTATCCGAAGTTTCAGCAGCAGCTCGGCCGGGTGGCCGAACTCTTCGAGATGATCAACTGGTGCATTCAGAATCCGTTGGAAAGCGACCCGATGGCCGCCGACGACGAACGCATGATCGCCTTGCAGGCCTATATCGCCCACGAGCGCCGTGGCGTGCCGCTGGAGCCGGGCAAGCACTGA
- a CDS encoding methyl-accepting chemotaxis protein, producing MFAKIRNSSLVFQLSVAVCVITAIVFAGLIWFVSVRTVHDAIAEQEHGLADEVGLVATSLEFFNDQLVSQTDKLSDIFFGMFADGQFEVDGSATVQVGSFSVPTLLYQGEAINNNFAKPDAFTRMTGGSATIFFRHNDDFLRISTSLKKQDGSRAFGTMLGRQHPGYERLMRGETYAGPAKLFGKNYMTKYVPFKDGNGEVMGILYIGFDYTKQFTALKEQLAKVTFGETGYVYAVDAKAGPHQGELVMHPSLEGKNLFEMPDADGNQVFRGLLDGEKGILRYFWKTGNAEPQHKMVAYEHVDGWDWVVAAGSYTSEFTSNAMVLRNTLVVVALISAALIVALIVLVLRTQLRPLAAIGERMEKLGQGDLSTKLALKGVDTDGKTNNEIYRLARQVQMMVDSLGDLITGISASTQALSNASQRVAQVAFQTNDGVKNQQVETDQVATAINELVATVQEVARNAASAAEETKQADQKAGHGASVVRSVAAAIESLASEVEQSAQVIGRVERESENIGTVLEVIRGIAEQTNLLALNAAIEAARAGEQGRGFAVVADEVRNLAQRTQQSTTEIDEMIQRLQASSKEAVAAMEAGRSKATDSVTRAGEAGENLTEIAKSTSAITGVTVQIASAAEEQTSVAEEINRSVIRIRDVANDTASGADEMRGATDELQSVAEQLQSAVGRFRV from the coding sequence GTGTTCGCAAAGATTCGAAATTCGTCGCTGGTTTTCCAGCTATCCGTCGCGGTGTGCGTGATCACCGCCATCGTGTTTGCCGGTCTGATCTGGTTTGTGTCGGTAAGGACCGTCCACGATGCCATCGCCGAACAGGAGCATGGATTGGCTGACGAAGTCGGTTTGGTCGCAACCTCTCTCGAGTTCTTCAACGACCAATTGGTCAGTCAGACCGACAAGTTGAGCGATATCTTTTTCGGCATGTTCGCCGACGGTCAGTTCGAAGTGGACGGCAGCGCAACGGTGCAGGTCGGCAGCTTCTCGGTGCCGACCTTGCTTTACCAGGGTGAGGCCATCAACAACAACTTCGCCAAGCCGGACGCCTTCACCCGGATGACCGGTGGTTCGGCGACGATCTTCTTCCGTCACAATGACGACTTCCTGCGCATTTCGACCTCGCTGAAGAAGCAGGACGGCAGTCGCGCCTTCGGTACCATGCTCGGTCGCCAGCACCCGGGTTATGAAAGGCTGATGCGTGGCGAGACCTACGCCGGACCGGCCAAGCTGTTCGGCAAGAACTACATGACCAAGTATGTGCCTTTCAAAGACGGCAATGGCGAGGTCATGGGTATCCTGTACATCGGCTTCGATTACACCAAGCAGTTCACCGCGCTCAAAGAGCAACTGGCGAAAGTCACCTTCGGTGAAACCGGTTACGTGTATGCCGTCGATGCCAAGGCGGGTCCGCATCAAGGCGAGTTGGTGATGCATCCCTCGCTCGAGGGCAAGAACCTTTTCGAGATGCCCGATGCCGATGGCAACCAGGTGTTTCGCGGATTGCTCGACGGCGAGAAGGGAATCCTTCGTTATTTCTGGAAGACCGGCAATGCCGAGCCGCAGCACAAGATGGTCGCCTACGAGCATGTCGACGGTTGGGACTGGGTGGTCGCCGCCGGCAGCTATACCAGCGAGTTCACCAGCAATGCAATGGTATTGCGCAACACCCTGGTCGTGGTCGCGTTGATCAGCGCAGCGCTGATTGTCGCTTTGATCGTACTCGTCTTGCGGACCCAGCTGCGTCCGCTCGCTGCCATCGGCGAGCGCATGGAGAAGCTTGGCCAGGGTGATCTGTCGACCAAGTTGGCTCTCAAAGGGGTCGATACCGACGGCAAGACCAACAACGAGATCTATCGCCTGGCGCGCCAGGTACAGATGATGGTCGACTCCCTCGGCGATCTGATCACGGGTATCTCGGCATCCACGCAGGCGCTGAGCAATGCCTCGCAGCGCGTTGCCCAGGTGGCGTTCCAGACCAATGACGGGGTCAAGAACCAGCAGGTCGAGACCGACCAGGTGGCCACGGCGATCAACGAACTGGTTGCAACCGTTCAGGAGGTCGCGCGCAACGCGGCATCGGCGGCCGAAGAGACCAAGCAGGCGGATCAGAAAGCCGGCCACGGTGCGAGCGTGGTGCGCAGTGTCGCCGCTGCGATCGAATCGCTGGCCTCGGAGGTCGAGCAGTCGGCCCAGGTCATCGGGCGCGTCGAACGCGAGAGCGAGAACATCGGCACGGTACTGGAAGTCATCCGCGGTATCGCTGAGCAGACCAACCTGCTGGCGTTGAACGCGGCGATCGAAGCGGCACGCGCCGGCGAACAGGGTCGTGGCTTTGCGGTGGTGGCCGACGAGGTACGCAACCTTGCGCAGCGCACCCAGCAGTCGACGACCGAGATCGATGAGATGATCCAGCGCTTGCAGGCCAGCTCGAAAGAGGCCGTGGCTGCGATGGAGGCCGGCCGCAGCAAGGCCACCGACAGCGTGACGCGTGCCGGCGAAGCGGGCGAGAACCTGACCGAGATCGCCAAGTCGACCTCGGCGATCACCGGTGTCACAGTGCAGATCGCGTCGGCTGCCGAAGAACAGACCTCGGTGGCCGAGGAGATCAACCGCAGCGTCATTCGTATACGTGATGTGGCGAACGACACCGCCAGCGGTGCCGACGAGATGCGCGGCGCCACCGACGAACTGCAGTCGGTCGCCGAACAGTTGCAGTCGGCGGTCGGCCGCTTCCGCGTCTGA
- a CDS encoding PP2C family protein-serine/threonine phosphatase: MQWQFHLATDIGGRADQQDRAEVFSKLNRKNEHLVVLADGMGGQQDGALASKAVVDTAQAEFHSKAIKNPQRFLTELCFQADQAIRDVGAQRNSNPASTFTALYIQGSEAYWIHVGDSRLYHFREERLLGRTNDHTINELLKNATDGAEDYLSSQPIDNRLYMCLGGENELEPEFGATAVGDHDWFMLCSDGFWSQVDAGEVSQRRLKVPGEHNIAADLAAVATHRGGTFGDNVSVALATYRPSRLRKAWMHLAGICGRLAR; encoded by the coding sequence ATGCAATGGCAATTCCACCTTGCAACCGACATCGGCGGGCGCGCTGATCAACAGGATCGCGCCGAAGTCTTCAGCAAACTCAATCGCAAGAACGAGCACCTGGTCGTCCTGGCCGACGGCATGGGCGGTCAGCAGGACGGCGCCCTCGCATCCAAAGCCGTGGTCGATACCGCGCAGGCCGAGTTTCACTCAAAGGCCATCAAGAACCCGCAGCGCTTTCTTACCGAGTTGTGTTTTCAGGCCGACCAGGCTATCCGCGATGTCGGCGCGCAGCGCAACAGCAACCCGGCCAGCACCTTTACCGCTTTGTATATCCAAGGCAGCGAGGCCTACTGGATACACGTCGGTGACAGCCGCCTCTACCACTTTCGTGAAGAACGGCTGCTGGGGCGCACCAACGATCACACCATCAACGAGCTTCTGAAGAACGCAACCGATGGCGCCGAAGACTATCTGTCGAGCCAACCCATCGATAACCGGCTGTACATGTGCCTTGGCGGCGAGAATGAACTCGAGCCCGAGTTCGGTGCGACCGCGGTCGGCGATCACGACTGGTTCATGCTGTGCAGCGATGGATTCTGGAGCCAGGTCGACGCCGGAGAGGTTTCACAACGGCGACTGAAGGTGCCCGGCGAGCACAATATCGCCGCCGATCTGGCAGCCGTTGCAACCCACCGCGGCGGGACATTCGGCGACAACGTCAGTGTTGCCCTGGCTACCTACCGACCGTCGCGCCTGCGCAAGGCGTGGATGCATCTGGCCGGCATCTGCGGCCGCCTGGCTCGCTAG